Proteins found in one Miscanthus floridulus cultivar M001 chromosome 4, ASM1932011v1, whole genome shotgun sequence genomic segment:
- the LOC136550997 gene encoding protein Rf1, mitochondrial-like, whose product MSSRARPAWLKKLKRILGRRIRSGSLSAEAAHQLCDEVLPSIQRRPPPPAVLAAMDVWRADRRPSWELGRFIGECFRSGDLSPEDALDLFEELLPQARPGSVFALNQLLTTVARAPVSSTVRDGPALAMSMFNRMARAGAKKVAPDIATYTILISCCCDVGCLNLGFAALGQIIKTGLRADAVIFTPLLRTLCAEKRTSDAVNIVVRRMPELGCTPNVFSYTTLLKGLCAEKKCEEAVEVIHMMAEDGDNCPPNVVSYTTVIHGFCKEGEVGKADTLFREMLDHGIPPDVVTYSSIIDGLCKVQAMDKAEEVLRQMIDEHIMPNCATYNSILHGYLSSGQWKEAVRILKQMFRYGQRPDVVTYNMLIDCLCKSGGCAEAREIFNFMIQSGENPNATTYGSLLHGYATEGNLVEMNNLIDLMVQNRMRPGRHVFNIQMYAFCKCGMLDDAILTFNKMPQLGFMPDIVTYNTVIDGLCKIGRLDDAMSRFSQMIDDGLSPNIITFTTLIHGFSRYGKWEKAEELFYEMMDRGIPPDVILFNSMIDKLFKEGKVTEARKLFDLMPRADVKPNVVTYNTMIHGYLLAGEVDEVMKLLDDMHLVGLKPTAVTFNNLLDGMVSMGLKPDVTCKTLIESCCEDGRIEDVLTVFRELLSKADKL is encoded by the coding sequence ATGTCGAGCCGGGCGCGCCCCGCTTGGTTGAAGAAGCTGAAGCGGATCCTTGGACGGCGCATCCGCTCGGGAAGCCTCAGCGCTGAGGCCGCGCACCAACTCTGCGACGAGGTGCTCCCATCGATCCAAAGGCGTCCCCCACCGCCGGCCGTTTTGGCAGCGATGGACGTGTGGAGGGCCGACCGCCGCCCTTCCTGGGAGCTGGGGCGCTTCATCGGAGAGTGTTTCCGCTCCGGAGACCTCAGCCCCGAGGACGCACTCGATCTGTTCGAGGAATTGCTTCCCCAAGCGAGGCCCGGCTCCGTGTTCGCCCTCAACCAGCTGCTCACCACCGTCGCTCGCGCCCCGGTCTCCTCCACAGTGCGCGACGGCCCTGCGCTCGCCATGTCCATGTTCAACCGTATGGCCCGAGCGGGCGCCAAGAAGGTGGCTCCAGACATAGCTacctacaccatcctcatcagcTGCTGTTGCGATGTGGGCTGCTTGAACCTCGGCTTCGCTGCATTGGGCCAAATCATTAAGACGGGGCTGAGGGCAGATGCCGTCATCTTCACGCCCCTGCTCAGGACCCTCTGTGCTGAGAAGAGGACGAGTGACGCAGTGAATATTGTGGTCAGACGGATGCCTGAGCTCGGCTGCACCCCCAATGTCTTCTCCTACACCACACTTCTCAAAGGGCTATGCGCTGAGAAGAAATGTGAAGAGGCTGTCGAGGTGATCCACATGATGGCTGAAGATGGAGACAACTGCCCACCTAATGTGGTGTCTTATACCACCGTAATCCATGGCTTCTGTAAAGAGGGTGAGGTAGGGAAAGCTGACACCCTGTTTCGCGAAATGCTTGATCATGGAATCCCTCCAGATGTTGTGACCTACAGCTCAATTATTGATGGCCTATGCAAGGTTCAAGCAATGGACAAGGCCGAGGAGGTCCTTCGGCAGATGATTGACGAACATATTATGCCAAATTGCGCTACATATAACAGTATTCTCCATGGATACCTCTCTTCAGGACAGTGGAAAGAGGCAGTCAGAATTCTCAAACAAATGTTCAGATATGGGCAACGACCAGATGTTGTTACTTACAATATGCTGATAGACTGTCTTTGCAAATCTGGAGGGTGCGCAGAAGCTAGAGAGATTTTTAATTTTATGATTCAGAGTGGTGAAaaccccaatgccaccacctaTGGAAGTCTGCTTCATGGGTATGCTACCGAAGGAAATCTTGTTGAAATGAATAATCTCATCGATTTGATGGTACAAAACAGAATGCGACCTGGCCGTCATGTCTTCAACATACAGATGTATGCATTCTGTAAATGCGGAATGCTAGATGATGCAATCCTTACATTTAACAAAATGCCGCAGCTCGGATTCATGCCAGACATAGTCACCTACAACACGGTTATAGATGGGCTTTGCAAGATAGGCCGGCTGGACGATGCAATGTCCCGATTCTCTCAGATGATTGATGATGGATTGTCTCCCAATATCATAACATTCACTACTCTAATTCATGGTTTTTCTAGGTACGGCAAATGGGAGAAGGCTGAGGAACTATTTTATGAGATGATGGATAGAGGCATTCCTCCTGATGTCATTCTCTTCAATTCAATGATAGACAAGCTATTCAAAGAAGGAAAGGTTACGGAGGCCCGAAAACTCTTTGATTTGATGCCCCGTGCAGATGTAAAACCTAATGTTGTTACCTATAATACAATGATTCATGGGTATCTCTTAGCTGGTGAAGTGGACGAAGTGATGAAGCTCCTTGATGATATGCACTTGGTTGGCTTGAAACCCACTGCTGTTACCTTTAATAATTTACTTGATGGCATGGTCTCTATGGGATTGAAACCCGATGTTACCTGTAAGACTTTGATTGAGAGCTGCTGTGAAGACGGTAGGATAGAGGATGTATTAACTGTGTTCAGAGAATTGTTGAGCAAGGCAGACAAACTGTGA